TGAACTGCAACAGAAAGTATTTTATTTCGAGATTTCATTTCTTTGGAAAGAAGAACGATGAATTCTTCGAATTTCTCTTTTTTGTTGCAAGTCATTCCTTCATAGTCAATATCGATTCCGTCGTAACCATAAGTTTCTACTTCTTCTATGATATTCTTGATATGTTGGTCTCTAATATCACTTCTACCGTTCATACCGATGTTTTCAGAAATCTTTTCTTTTGGATTTTCCCATCGAAATATAGTAGGGATAATTTTTACATTTGGGTTTAAAGAACGGAGTTCGGCAACTCTTGCATGTCTCGATGTTTTACTCCAAGAAGAAGATAGTTCACCAGTGTTTGTTAGTCCACCTTTCATTAGGTAGATAAATGGATGAATTTCATTGTAGTAGATTACATTTTTTTTCATCGCTTCGTAATCTGAGAACCAAGTAGAGGAACGAAACTCTGCTTTATCAATGTCTTTTACTATTTGAGGGATCTCTTTTTCGGGTGGTTTTGCTGTATTGTCGGGAACCGTTGTAGTCTCATTCAGTTTAAAAATTCCAACAATTGTATCAATGAAGCTGGTGGAATTTTCTGGCTCTTTGCTGTCTTCTTTTTTGACAGGGTTGATTGAGTCTGGTTTATTCACGGTGACTTTGCTGTCTTGGTTTTCAGGTCCGGATGCAGCTGAGCTATCCATTAGGTTATACCCAATGAAAAAAAGGACTCCAGATAGGAAAACCCAAAAAGTTACGATCAATATTAACTTTAAATGACTTCCAAATTTTTGAAATATCTTGTTCAAATACGCCTTCCTTCTAACTTTCGTAAGTTAGACATTCTAAAAAGAGCTCCTTAGAACTCTCTCCTACCATAATTTCCGATATGGGTTTTCTATAAATCCATTTTATGCGGAATGGAAATCGGATATGACCATATAAATACTAGTTTTGCAAGCCATTTTTCTTAAAAAAGGAAATTTATTGACAAAGAAATTTGGAGATACTCTATATAAAATTAATTTTTTTATTTAAAACCATAGTGGGCTTTGACTTGAGATTATTTTCTCTATGATTTTCCTTAAAAATTGGGAAACAGAAAAAGTCACTAATCGAATTGTAGAAGATTTCTTTCCGAGTTTTTCCCCCATTGTTACAACTATCTAAAAGCTGCAACCAATCGGTAATACTAGCCTTAAGAGATTGTTATACCAAGTGTATTTTTTCCTACTTAATGTTAGATATACTGATTCTACGTAAGATTTAATATAAGAGTGAATCAGGATAGACCATTTCAACTAATTTGAGTTGTTTAGGTGCAATTCTTTTTAAGAAACGGTATAACACGCGGATTTTTAAAGTAGCTAATCATAATTTACAGGCTGCTGAATTGGCAAGATAATTCTTTAAAGAGGACTATGATATATATTATATTTAGATAATAATAATCTGATTTAATTATTAAAATGGTTAATCAAACTATATCTATAGATTTTAAAAAAAGAGAAAGTGAGGTGTATTGCCATGAAAAAGCAAAACATAGATACAATAATTGAAGGATTTGATAAATTAAATCTACATTTTCAATCACCTAAATATTCACAGCAAGATGTTGCTGAAATGGAAAAGTCTGTAAATTGTAAACTACCGCCAGATTTTAAAAAGACCCTACTTGCGGGATATATCAATAAAGGAACTTTCCATTTTCTTCCTCTCGAAAGATATGCAAAAGATAATCGCTATTTAACATTTGCAAAATGGAATGATGATCTGTTTTTATTTGATACAGAGGCAAAGACTGAAGACTTTCCAGTGTATGTAATTGCAGGCAATAGTGCTCCAGAAAAATGCTTTGATAATTTTTATGGATGGTTTAGTGCAGTGCTGAATGGAGTGGCAAGAGCAAACTTTCCAGGTTAACGGAAAGTTTCTGCTCTTTCGAGTAACTCTTCCAATCCCTCTTCATTTGGGTTTATTGGTTTGCCAGGATGGATAATCGCCACTTGGCAGGTCTCTGCAGCCTCAACAAGTTGTCCGTATGTGCCGGCACTTAAATTGGCTATATATGCTTGTCTGTCTGAATTGTAAGCAAACATTTTCCCATTGATTGTTACACATGCATTGCAAGCAGAGCAGCGTGGCGAATCAATATAAGCCTCATCCCTTGAGCGAGTTTCATTCTCGTTCACTTCAGTCGTTAGATTATTCGAAGGTTTCGATTCTCGTAGTTTGACGTTAGTAGCCTCAATGATAGAAGTTTGCGATTCTGCTTCTTTATGCATTCGCTCTTCCCAAATTTTCCGCTCTCTTGCGAGTAAAATTTCTACATGTGAATTATGGATTCCACTTAATTCCTGTAAACTATGCCACATTTCTCGACAGCGTTTTGTTTCTCGAATCATTCTTTCATCTACGATGACTTTATGTAGAATATTGTCCTTATCCACCATTTTAATAAAGGGAATTTTATCCGGTAAACTCTTTTTTTCTAATTGTAGAAATGTGTCGACAGGAACAATATTCCCTTCCTCACTTTTTGAAAGAATTTTAGAAAAGTGTTTCGCATATCGTTTATAACAAGCAATAAAATCTACAAATGTAAATGGGATATCTTCTGTTATTTGTTGATGAAATTCATCTTCATACTTAAATTGTTGAGTCGGCCAATCTAATTCTACTTGTGTATTATCTGCCAAATAAAAACGAGTAGCCCAATTTGAACCCGCAGACGGATCATAAGTAAAACTTGGGAACGCACGGGACTCCATAGCAGCGGCAGACATTATGTACGGAGCTATATTGGAAGATTTGCCATTTGCCCCAGAGTATATACTGAACAAGGCTGGGCCTGTAAAACTTAACCCTTTAAATATACTTTCATGGAATCGAACTAAGTTTGAATTGCAACATTGCAATACATATACTTCATTTAAACCCAATGCAAGACTTGTAAGTTGTTTACTTCTCATACCTGAAATTAAACTTCCTTCGTTGGATTTTGCTTCTTCTAAAATATCATCCGTTTGTAAAAGAATTTTAATCGGCAAATCAGAAGAAAGTATTTCGACTAACTTTGCGTATTCATTAGCCGCTAGATTACTCATATTCATAGAAATTAAATAATCCGGAAATAATAGTAACTCATTTGGATCTAGTCCATTTGCTCCATAGTCTGCAAATAAAATATCGTGTTTTCTTGGATCATAATGTCCATCAATTTCAAGTTCCGCAATTGCAAATGCTTTAGCAAGTTCAATGGCATCTGGAAACCTTTTTCTATAAGCATCTATTGCTTCACTGCAACTATCATAGACGAAATCGTAAAATTCTTTTTTTGTTTTCTCATTTG
This sequence is a window from Leptospiraceae bacterium. Protein-coding genes within it:
- a CDS encoding ferredoxin → MEAEAQAHIAFYLTGKRLNEHLEKIDGLGFTPALLARLRDLSETRYDYPIILNKISPKHKMAESLSEIVDQELKKILTEPNSERIQKIILQIEKEIRKKIQTKVTGSFSKICNSVANDKLSESDESTKEKIKSIFENISLDGELLDCDENLPTQLVRHLWEIAEKKKAGVFKRNINKYIVKLSDILKSDFERSEKGRTPEHLANAIGGTHGDLFDFTAMSNILTSSLPKDSFPESRRKRVSELLTVLKSQKFFSVFENTNEKTKKEFYDFVYDSCSEAIDAYRKRFPDAIELAKAFAIAELEIDGHYDPRKHDILFADYGANGLDPNELLLFPDYLISMNMSNLAANEYAKLVEILSSDLPIKILLQTDDILEEAKSNEGSLISGMRSKQLTSLALGLNEVYVLQCCNSNLVRFHESIFKGLSFTGPALFSIYSGANGKSSNIAPYIMSAAAMESRAFPSFTYDPSAGSNWATRFYLADNTQVELDWPTQQFKYEDEFHQQITEDIPFTFVDFIACYKRYAKHFSKILSKSEEGNIVPVDTFLQLEKKSLPDKIPFIKMVDKDNILHKVIVDERMIRETKRCREMWHSLQELSGIHNSHVEILLARERKIWEERMHKEAESQTSIIEATNVKLRESKPSNNLTTEVNENETRSRDEAYIDSPRCSACNACVTINGKMFAYNSDRQAYIANLSAGTYGQLVEAAETCQVAIIHPGKPINPNEEGLEELLERAETFR